The Dyadobacter sandarakinus DNA window GTATACCAGTGCGAATGGAAAGAAGTAGTAGAAAATCCCGAGCTGCGCCGGCGTTTCAGCCATTTTGTAAACACCCCTGCCAAAGACCCGTCCGTAAACTTTGATACCATGCGGGAGCAGAAAAAAGCCCGGGAGTGGGTCTGAGCTGCCGAAAAGAATGATGTACCGTTTTTACAAAAACAAAAAACTAACCATGATCACAGAAACCGAAGTAACCTGGCACGTGGCCTGCCAGGTATCCGACATTCCCGAAGACGGGGGCGCATGTGCGCTGATCGAGGGACGGCAGATCGCAATTTTCAACTTTGCGCGCCGGGGCGAATGGTATGCAACCGATAATGAATGTCCGCACCGCAGGCAAATGGCCGTTTCCAGGGGCATGATCGGCAGCCAGGGTGATGAGCCCAAGGTAGCTTGTCCTTTTCATAAAAAAACATTTTCATTGCGGAGCGGGCAGTGCCTTACCGGCGATGATTATAAAATTGATACATTTCCGGTGATGGTAAAGGAAAACCTCGTATACATCGGATTATGACCTAAATGGAACGACTCGATAAGCGCGTAGCAGGCAGCCTGACCCGGTTTTATGTAGTGGCTTTGTGCGTGGTAGCGATGCTGACGATCAGCGGGCTGTTCCTGATCAGAAGAGCGATCAACCGCCTCAATCACGACAGCCGGATTGTGAATGTGGCAGGGCGCCAGCGTATGCTGAGCCAGCGGCTGACCAAGCTTGCGGTGCTGAAAACAACCGGCATCCCTCACCGTGACCATGCGGATGCAGCAGCGCTGCTGGATCAATGGAAGAACAGCCACCAGCAGCTTGCCAGCCGGAAGTTGCCGGTGGGCGGGCGGCTGGTGGTTTGGAAAAGCCAGGCTCTGGACTCCATGTTTGCGGCACTTAACCCTGTGTTCGATAGCCTCTTCGTGCAGCTTTCGAATGCAGCGGGCGACAGTACGCCGGTACGCGACCGGCAGCTGGCACTGGGCCATGTACTGGATAAGGAGCAGGAATACCTGGCCGGGATGGACCGCATTGTGTATCAGTTTGACCGGGAAAATGTGGGCCGGCTGGAAAACCTGGAAAGGATCGAATGGATCCTGGACATCATGACGATCCTGGTGCTGTTTGCGGAAGGTTTACTGATCTTTAGACCGGTGGTCAACACCACAAGGCGGGTGGTGAGAATGCTCACCGAGTCGGAGAATGCTTTGCAGCAGTCCAATGAAAAGCTGAAGGAAACGAACCGGCAACTGGTGGTCGCCCAGAATGAGCTGCTGCGGGTGGAAGAGGAAAAATATGCATTGCAGCTGGCCGAAGACCGCGTACGGGCTGCGGCGCTTATTGAGGGGCAGGAAGAAGAACGAAAACGCTTTGCGCTGGAACTGCACGACGGCATAGGCCAGATGCTCACGGCGCTGAAACTGCATGCCGAAAAGCTGAAAAGCGTGCAGTTTCATGAAGAAAAGCATCAGAAACAGTTTGGAAGACTGACCGCGCTGGTGCAGGATATCATTCAGACGACCCGACAGGTATCGTTCAATCTAATGCCCTCGGTACTGAGCGACTTCGGGCTGCAGGCAGCTCTGAAGCTTTTGTGCGGGCAAACTGCGGAAGCCTCGGGCATACGGATCGACTTTGCCGTGGTAGCGGATGACAGCGTAAAGCTCGAACGTGCTGTGGAAACGGGCTTGTACCGCATTGCCCAGGAAGCGCTCAACAATGCAGTAAAGCACGCACGTGCCACCCACATTGATATGAAACTGCATCAAAATCACCACCTGCTGACCCTGGAAATTGCGGATAACGGAAAAGGTTTCTTAATTAGTAACCTGAACACGGAACCTGCACCGCCCCGCATCCATCAAGGAATTGAGAATATCCGTACGCGTACCCAGCTGCTCAACGGACATCTGGAGATCATTTCGAAGGTGGACAGCGGAACAAGGCTGGTGATACGGGTTGATTTGTAAACAAACCTGAACATGCCGATAAGGATTTTGGTTGTAGACGACCACTCTGTCGTGAGGCAGGGCATTATTACCCTGCTGGAAGATGAAGATGACCTGGTGATCGCGGGAGAAGCCGCAGACGGAGACGAAGTGCCTGGTATGGTGGACAAGGTCCGCCCCGACCTCATCCTGCTCGATCTGACTATGCCGCGCATGTCGGGCATAGACGTGATCCGCGAGATCGTACCGGCTTTCCCGAAAGTCAGCATCCTGGTATTCAGCATGCACAACAATCCCGACTACATCCTGGCGGCAGCGCTAAACGGGGCCGCAGGTTACCTGCAAAAAGATACCAGCCGGGACGAAATGCTTGCGGCGATCCGCAGCATTGCCCGGGGTGAGCTGTACTACCCGCCATACGCCTCGTCCATTATCATCCGGAAACTGCTGAAACAGGCACTTCTTAAACCGGAACCCGAACCGGAAGACGGTGCCGGCAAAGGCGTATGGAACATGCTTACACCCCGCGAGCAGCAGATCCTGCAATGCCTGGTAGAAGGGATGAGCAGCAGGGAAATTGCCGAGAAGTTTGATATCAGCGCCAATACCGTGGCCAACCAGCGGGCCAGTATCATGAAAAAATTAAATGTCCGCAACACGGCAGGGCTGATCAGTCTCACTCTGAAGTAAGCCCGGGCATGCGCACAGAGAATTTACAGTAAGGTAACAGTACGGTAACATCGGGCAGTTGGAATTGACCTTTTTTTGCACCCAAATTTTCAAGTCAATTCAATTTCAAGATGATGGGAAACCGTTTACCATTTCACTCCTGCCTGGTTTTGCTCCTGTTCCTGCTGTTTGGAACCGGCGCAATGGCCCAGACTATCCAGGCCTCTATAACAGGTACTGTTACTGACAATCAGAATGTTGAACTTGCCGGCGCAACTGTGCAGGTCCGCAATGAATCCACCGGCTTTACTACCGGGACCGTTACCAATGCCAAAGGTGAATATGCATTCAGGGAGCTGCCGCTGGGCGGTCCCTACACCGTTACAGCCACCTACGTGGGCTTTGGCGAGCAGAAACAGACGGGCTACATCCTCCACCAGGGTGATGCCGTGAAGGTAAAGATGAGCATGGTGGAAGCCGGTCAGACGCTGGAAGTAGTAAGCGTAGTGGCTTCCGGTATCAAAAACAAAATTGAGAACCTGGGTGCGTCCACCTCGATTTCGGCCCGGGACATTACTCGCCTGCCTGTAAACGGACGCAATTTCACATCCCTCATGGACCTTTCCCCATTAAGCCGCGGCGGTAATATTGCCGGGCAGCTGGGCTCTTCCACGGGTTATACCATTGACGGTATGAGTTCCAAAAATCCAACCTCGGCCGGTGCCACGACCAGCCGGAGCGGAGCGCCCTACTCTATCTCGATCGAAGCAGTGCGCGAATTTCAGGTGGTGACCAACCAATACGATGTGACTTACGGCCGCAGCGGTGGCGGTACGATCAGTGCGGTGACCAAATCGGGTACCAACCAGCTGAGCGGTAGTGCATTTAACTACACCCGCGCTGACTGGTTGTCGAGCCCGTATGATATCCGCGGTAACAAAATCAACAACAAGTTTGCTACCAACCAGTTTGGATTTTCCCTGGGCGGGCCCATTCTGAAAGACAAGCTGCACTTTTTTGTGGCATGGGATCACCAGCAAGACAGCCGTCCCCTGATCATTGCCGACATTCTGAGTCCTGTTGACGAAAACCGTTTTAATGTTACCAGAACTACGCTCGACCAGTTTGTAAAC harbors:
- the nirD gene encoding nitrite reductase small subunit NirD, whose product is MITETEVTWHVACQVSDIPEDGGACALIEGRQIAIFNFARRGEWYATDNECPHRRQMAVSRGMIGSQGDEPKVACPFHKKTFSLRSGQCLTGDDYKIDTFPVMVKENLVYIGL
- a CDS encoding histidine kinase: MERLDKRVAGSLTRFYVVALCVVAMLTISGLFLIRRAINRLNHDSRIVNVAGRQRMLSQRLTKLAVLKTTGIPHRDHADAAALLDQWKNSHQQLASRKLPVGGRLVVWKSQALDSMFAALNPVFDSLFVQLSNAAGDSTPVRDRQLALGHVLDKEQEYLAGMDRIVYQFDRENVGRLENLERIEWILDIMTILVLFAEGLLIFRPVVNTTRRVVRMLTESENALQQSNEKLKETNRQLVVAQNELLRVEEEKYALQLAEDRVRAAALIEGQEEERKRFALELHDGIGQMLTALKLHAEKLKSVQFHEEKHQKQFGRLTALVQDIIQTTRQVSFNLMPSVLSDFGLQAALKLLCGQTAEASGIRIDFAVVADDSVKLERAVETGLYRIAQEALNNAVKHARATHIDMKLHQNHHLLTLEIADNGKGFLISNLNTEPAPPRIHQGIENIRTRTQLLNGHLEIISKVDSGTRLVIRVDL
- a CDS encoding response regulator codes for the protein MPIRILVVDDHSVVRQGIITLLEDEDDLVIAGEAADGDEVPGMVDKVRPDLILLDLTMPRMSGIDVIREIVPAFPKVSILVFSMHNNPDYILAAALNGAAGYLQKDTSRDEMLAAIRSIARGELYYPPYASSIIIRKLLKQALLKPEPEPEDGAGKGVWNMLTPREQQILQCLVEGMSSREIAEKFDISANTVANQRASIMKKLNVRNTAGLISLTLK